Proteins encoded in a region of the Vicia villosa cultivar HV-30 ecotype Madison, WI linkage group LG5, Vvil1.0, whole genome shotgun sequence genome:
- the LOC131606657 gene encoding uncharacterized protein LOC131606657 produces IICLPGPVPYDSDKAVPYNYNATMIKDGQEVPLPTLSSVVNIADVSRVTRSGRVYTPLPPKQPVAPTTRQSPVNTPVGNPVETPVSNTNIDVGQSSGTNVNPDFDEILKLIKRSEYKIVDQLMQTPSKISILSLLLNSEAHREALMKVLDQAFVDHDVTVDHFNGIIANITACNNLSFCDEELPEEGKNHNLALHISMNCQSDSLSNVLVDTGSSLNVMPKTTLARLSYQGMPMKFSGVVVKAFDGSRKSVIGEVNLPMTIGPHTFQITFQVMDIQAAYSCLLGRPWIHEAGAVTSTLHQKLKFVTNGKLVTISGEQALMVSHLSNFSFISADSEEGTQFQGLSLEDESSKKKASISSYKEAVKVVKDGTTTGWGQVVIPTKNETRAGLGCS; encoded by the coding sequence atcatttgtctacctggacctgttccttatgactctgacaaggcagttccatacaactacaatgccacaatgataaaagatgggcaagaagttcctttacctactctttcatctgtcgtgaatatagccgatgtgagtcgagtaacaagaagtggacgtgtgtatactccactacctccaaagcagcctgtcgCTCCTACAACCAGGCAAagtcctgtcaatacaccagtagggaatcctgtggaaactcctgtcagtaatacaaacattgatgttggtcaatccagtggaaccaatgtcaatcctgactttgatgaaattttgaaacttatcaaaagaagtgaatataagattgtggatcagcttatgcagactccttcaaaaatctcaatactttcattgcttttaaactcagaagcccacagggaagctctgatgaaggtcttagatcaagcttttgtagatcatgatgtgactgttgatcactttaatgggataatagctaacataacagcttgtaacaatttaagtttctgtgatgaagaactccccgaggagggtaaaaatcacaatcttgctttgcacatttctatgaactgtcagtcagactctttgtccaatgtgttggtagacaccggatcttccttgaatgtgatgccaaagacgactcttgctcgcttgtcttaccaaggaatgcctatgaagttcagtggtgtagttgtcaaagcatttgatggatcgcgaaaatctgttatcggcgaagtcaaccttcccatgacaattggtccacatacatttcaaatcaccttccaggtcatggacattcaagctgcttatagctgtttgttaggacgaccatggattcatgaagcaggggcagtaacttctacgctccatcaaaagttaaaatttgtaacaaatggaaaattggtaacgataagtggagaacaagccttgatggtgagtcatttatccaatttctctttcattagtgctgatagtgaggaaggaacgcagttccaaggtctctctttagaagacgaatcttccaaaaagaaagcatcaatctcttcttacaaagaggcagtaaaagtagtaaaggatggaactaccactggctgggggcaagttgtgatccctaccaagaatgaaactagagcaggtctcggatgttca